The genomic interval AGACGCTTTGAATTCGATAAAACCGTTAAAATTCCTTTACCCGGTAAAGTAACCGGGGTGACGGAAACATCCTTCTGCTCTTCGATGACAGTGCAGTCTTCGGGTTACTTCATTAAAAGCTCGTTTTCGTTCGGAAAACCTCACCTTGGAAATCTTGTTTTGATACCAAATGATCCGGATGAAAGAAATGAGTTTTACAAAACAGGTTGTTTGGCTGAAAAAATCGCCGTCTTTGACGAAGCGCTTTCGCCAGAATCTCTCGATGAAGCTTTAAATTACGGTATAAAAGCCCTGGTCTGTCCTTCCATGGAAGACGAGACAAAAAAAATGCTTAAAAAAAAACCTCCGCCCATAACCGTCGCCGTTGTCTTTTACAAGGGAGTAAACAGATTCCCCGAAAGCATGATGACTTTTTTTGAAAAACACGAAAGCAAGCCGGCCGTAGTGTCGAGACCTGAAAATTTCGAAGAACTTATTTTTCATATTCCTTCACCGGACGCTGTTTCCGGCATACAACCGCTGATTTATCCCGAAATTTCGCAGGAAGTTCTCATCTGCGCAGGGCAATATGCGAACAAAACCGGCAAAGTCGTACATTCGGAAACTCACCGCGTACCACCGCGTTCCGATATTCCTACCGTAGGGATCAAGGTGCGTGGAACGAACGAAATCATTTTTGAACAGTTGAATGATTTATGGTAAACGAAAGATACAGCCAGACCGAGGCAATTTTACTGCGTGTTTTAAAATCGGGCGAAAGATCAAATTCCCTTTGCTTTTTGACCGAAAAAGAAGGTCTAATCTGGACTCAGATGAAACCTCAATCCGGTCATATTTCATCTGCAGGATTTGCCAACATTCCGTCCAGATTCAGAATAAACATTTACAGGACAACGAGAAACCGACTTTATGTCAGAGAAACGGTGGAAACAAATCCGTACAGACGGGTTCATGAAGATTTTGCAAAACTAAAAGCGTGTTGGCACGTTTTGTCTCCGCTTATAAAACTTGTTCAGCCCGGCCCTTCCGATGAATTCCTGTTCAGGTTAGCAGACAGGGCATTCAACGCTATATGCGGATCAGATTCGGAAATATCCGCCCTTCTTTTTATTCCGCCTTATTACGTCACTCTGATAAAGCATTTTGGCTACGGATTTCCATTGGAAATCTGCAAAAAATGCGGCTCCCGAAATGTCTCGCGCATTTCCCCTTCTTCAGGAGGGCTTATTTGTCCGTCGTGTTCATCTAAAATTACCGACTCCAAAACCATAGATCCTTTTTTACTTAAAAAAACCATGACAGCTGCAAACAGGAAATCTTTGGCAGACAAGTCCGAAAAGAAAACAATTGTTGCCCTGATCAAAAACCTTGAGTTATACTTGTTTAAACAATTTTCACAAAACTCACCAGACATTGATTTATGAAGTGGAGGGAGTATGTCTATTACCGTTGAAACCAATCTCGTGTCCGTCCCGCTTTTAACGAGAGGAAAAGTGCGGGACATATACATTTGCGAAAAAGACAAACTTCTGATAATTACGACAGACCGGATAAGCGCCTATGATGCAGTGATGAAGGAAGGGATACCGGGGAAAGGCGTGATCCTGAATTCTTTGAGTCTTTTTTGGAAAAACAGGTTTTCTGAATACATTCCCAACGACGTATTGGAATCCGACGTTGAAAAAATGGACTTTTTAACACCGGAAGAAAAAGATATTTGCAGGGACAGATGCTCTCTTGTCAGAAAACTCGATGTTTTCAAATTTGAGTTTATTGTCAGAGGCTATCTTTGCGGTTCGGCCTGGCAGATGTACAGCGAAAAAGGGAAAATAATCGATGTCGTGCCTCCTGTAGGATTGAAACTCGCATCAAAAATCCCGCTGCCCATTTTTACTCCGACGACCAAAGAGAATTCCGGTCACGACAGACCGGTGTCCTGGGACGAACTGGCTGAATCTTTGGGTGAATATATTTCCCTGCAGATAAAAGACATATCCGTAAATCTTTACAAAAAGGCTCTCGAGACGGCAACAAACAAAGGCATAATCATTGCCGACACAAAATTTGAATTTGCATGCGACAAAACGGGCGATCTGTTTCTCGTAGACGAAGTTCTCACACCTGATTCCTCGCGATTCTGGGCTGCCGAATCTGTCGTTCCGGGAACCACTCCTCCTTCACTCGACAAACAGACACTGAGAGACTGGCTGGACAAGCAGGGCTGGGACAGAAATCCACCCGTTCCTGCCATACCTGAAACAGTAATAGACAAAATCTCTTTCGTTTACAAAGACATACATTCAAGGCTCCTGAATTGACTTTTCCAATGCGGGATCTGCAGTCCGTCATGACGGAAGCGGGTGGTTATCTTATGGAAAACATAAATGACGTCCGGGAAGTTTTTCAGAAAAGGAAATTCGACTATGTCACTGAAAAGGATATCTGGACCGAAAATTTTCTCAGAAAAAAACTTTCTGAAATTCTGCCCGGGTCGGGATTTCTAGGAGAGGAAAAAGGATCGGACTCTTTGCCGAACAATGGTGTCCGATGGATAGTGGATCCTCTGGACGGAACCACAAACTACATTCATGCCGTCCCTTTTTTCTCCTTGTCAGTCGCTCTCGAAAAAGACGGCGAAGTCACTGACGGAGCCGTGTATTGTCCCTGGCTCAATGAATTTTTCTCGGCATCTTCGGGGCAGGGAGCGTATCTGAACGGGGACAAGATATCTGTTTCCTCGATATCATGCGTGGAAGGCGGTCTTTTCGCGACCGGATTCCCGTTCAGAGTCCATGAAAAACTTGAAAGATACCTGGCCAGCTTCAAATCTGTTTTTTTGAAAGCATCGGGCATCAGACGCTGCGGCAGTGCCGCCCTCGACCTGTGTTTCGTGGCGTGCGGAAGATTCGATGGTTTTTGGGAAGACAACCTGTCAGCCTGGGATATTGCCGCCGGAATGCTGTTAGTTCGGGAAGCCGGAGGCGAAGTGACCGATTTTTCGGGCAACCCGTGTCCTCACGAAAGCGGCAGCGTAATTTGCTCAAACAAGAATATTTTCCCGGAGTTTTTCAAAACCGCCGCGGAGACATACACAAATTTTCGAGAAGGGAGATGAAATGAAACCCGTCCGAACATTTAAAGTAATTCCTTCTTTGCCGGAAGAACTCGCAGATCTCAGAACTATAGCGTTCAACCTCTGGTGGGGATGGAATGAAGAAGCCGTAAAGTTATTTCACAGGATTTCACCAGAACTTTGGGAGCAAGCAAATCACAACCCGGTCGCTCTTCTTTCTATGGTACCTCAGGAAAACTGGTACGCACTCATCAAAGATGAAAGTTTCATCGCCCACATGAACAGGGTCAAGGAGGATCTCGACGAATATCTCGGAGGGGCGAGGTGGTTCGAAAGAGAACACTCTGACATACAAAACGCCGTCATAGCCTATTTCTCGATGGAGTTCGGCCTCAACGACTGCCTGCCTCTATACTCGGGAGGGCTCGGCGTACTTTCAGGAGACCATCTGAAATCATCCAGTGAACTCGGAATTCCTCTTGTAGCCGTGGGGCTTCTATACGGCCAGGGTTACCTGACGCAATATTTGTCGAACGACGGCTGGCAGCACGAAAAATACGCTGAAAACGATTTCAGCAATATGCCTGTAAGAGTCCTCAACGTAAACGACGGCTCCACTTTGAAAATTTCAGTAAAGATGGCGGAAAAGGAAGTCTGGGCAGAAATCTGGGAGACTTCGGTCGGAAGAATCAAACTCTACCTTCTTAACACCAACATACCGGAAAATGATTCACTCGGCAGATACATTACAGAAAGACTTTACGGCGGCGACAATGACCTGCGTATAAAGCAGGAGATTCTTCTGGGCATAGGAGGACTCAAAGCTCTCAGAAAAATAGGCTTGAATCCCACCGTCGTCCATATGAACGAAGGGCACAGCGCTTTTATAATTTTAGAAAGAATACGACAGTTGATGAAGGAAAACGGGCTCACCTATACCCAGGCGAAGCTTCTTTCAGCCTCTTCCTGCGTTTTCACCACTCACACACCTGTACCTGCCGGCAACGAGGTTTTTCACCCTGACATGATCGAGCATTACATAGGATATATTCGCGAAGAGATAGGAGTGACGAAAGAGGAGCTTTACTCTCTCGGCAAGCAAAATCCCAAAAACGCTTCAGAACATTTCGGCATGACTGTTTTCGCCATCAACAACTCACATTACTGCAACGCCGTAAGCAAACTTCACGCCTCGGTTTCCCGTTCCATGTGGTCGGGCATCTGGCAGGGACTGGACGCCGATGAAGTTCCCATAACTCACATAACGAACGGAATAAATCCCAACAGCTGGACCTCCGGCGAAATGCAACAGTTGTTTCTCAGGTACATAGGACCAAAAATGCTCGAAGAACCCGAAAACCTGAAAATCTGGGAAAGAGTTCTCGACATCCCGGACAACGAACTCTGGAGAACACATGAGAGAAGAAGAGAAAGGCTTGTCGCTTTCATAAGAAGAAGGCTCAAAAAACAACTCGCCGAACAGGGAGCCTCAGCAAAGGAAATCGAAGAAGCCGACGAAGTTCTGCACCCGGACACCCTGACAATAGGCTTTTCAAGGCGTTTTGCAACATACAAGAGAGCGTCGCTAATATTAAGCAATCTCGAGAGGATAACGAAAATACTGACCAACAAAGACAAGCCGGTTCAGCTCATTTTCGCCGGAAAAGCGCACCCGAGAGATGACGCGGGAAAAGACATCATCAAACACATATTCCAGGTCTCGAGAATGCCTCATCTGAGGAATCATATCGTCTTCATCCAGAATTACGACATGAACGTAGCAAGATACATGGTTCAAGGATGCGACATCTGGCTCAACACGCCCAGAAGACCGCTCGAAGCGAGCGGCACCAGCGGAATGAAAGTCTGTTTCAACGGAGGGCTGAATCTGAGCGTTCTCGACGGCTGGTGGAACGAAGCATTCAACGGCAAAAACGGCTGGTCCATTGGAATGGGGGAAGTCTATCAGGATTACAAAGCCGAAGATGAAGTGGAATCCTCTTCACTTTATGACACTCTGGAGAACGACGTCGTCCCAAAATTCTACAACATAGCCAGAGACGGACTCCCGAGAGAATGGATTAAAATGATAAAAGAATCCATGAGAACTCTTTGCCCGGTTTTCAACACTAACAGAATGATATGCGAATACACAGAGAAATTTTACATCCCATCGCATAACTCATGGAGGACACTCACCGAGAACGACTTCAAGGGAGTCAAAGACTTCTCCTCCAGGTTTGATCTGATTTCCAGGGAATGGAACAACGTCAAAATTATTGACGTCTCTGCCGACACTGCCGCTCCGGTTCAGATGGGAACGCAGATAGAAGTAGTTTCCACGGTCTACATGGACGGTCTCAATCCCGACGATGTATCCGTCGAAATCTGCCACGGCAAATTAAGTTACAACGGCGAAATAGAGAATCCTTCCTGTATAGCCATGTCGTCCGTCCAGAATACAGGCAAAGGCCAATACGTATTCAGAGGGCGAATTCCGTGTCTGGAAAGCGGTAAAAACGGATTTTCAGTAAGGATATTGCCGAGGAACAATTACCTGACAAGGAAATTAGTGCCCGGTTTCGTCAAATGGTTCGAAAACGGCGGTCAATAAATCAGCGGGGAAAGTAAGAAAGAGAAAACCTGTGGGAAGAGCCTAATTGCTGATGGCTCATAAAACCGTAATCAACAGAAAATGAACTGAAAACAAAGCCTCCTCCGGCGGTCAAATGACCGGAATTGCTTCCCGCTCTCAGAAAAAATCTGTCCTTAATGGAAACTTCTCCTCCGTAATGACTGTCCATACTCAAGGAAGACACGTCCCACTGAGAAGAGAGTTTTCTGTTCTCAAAATATATGTCGGTTTCAATGCCGAACGACAGGGAAACGTCGCGCCAGGAAAGAGGCGCTCTGGCCATTATGCCTGTTTTCAGGAAAGGATAAGCGTATTCTTTTGTTCCGGTGCTCCACGACAAAATCGTAGTCGTCGCGTTTCTTAATACCGCCGAAAAATCCAGGTTTTTCGTCCTGTAAAAACACCCAACATCGGTTCCGACACCGTAGGCGGAATAATCGCCGATTTTTCTATAAACGGCCTTGACTGTCACTCCGAAGGAAAGATTTTCGCCGGCTTTGTGCCCGTATGAAACATACATGGTGTAATCGTCGTCGCTGAAATATGATACTCTGTCGTAGTCGAGCCATTCACCGGGATCGAGAGATCCGTTGTTCTCCCCCTGATCACCGGTACCCGGTATGCCATCCTCTCCGTAATCTCTGAGCGCGTCCAAAGTATAAGGTATCCCCGATATGCCGAGGTGAACGAGTCCGATGCCGAGAGATCTTTTTGCTTCCGGGAAAATCATTGAAAATCCGTTGTAAGACAGGTTGCCCGAAAATACGTAAGCGTGTGTGGCGCTGTAGCATTTGTTTGAAAAACTCATCGCGGCTGGATTGCCGTAAAAAGAATGCTCTCCTGTAAGAATGCCTTCCATCTGCCCCATAGCAAGAGATCTCGCGCCGAACCCGAGAGCCAAAAACTCACCGGCGTATTTTGACGCATAAACATTCAGGGATGAAAAGAAAAAGAATATAATAAATGTCTTAAACTTCAAATTATTTGCGTTCCGTTGAAAACATCGCTTTAATTCGGCCCCAGGTTGACGGATTAATCACCGAAGCTGGAATTTCTCTGTTGTTGTTTCCGGGTGTCGGATAGCACACCGTATAGTTCTCAGGTTGCGGAGCGAAATTAGTTTCAGGATAAAGCCCCAGAGAATAACCTGGAGAGACCCCTTGTGATGTTCCCGTTCCTCCCCATAATACTTTCGAAATTTCGCTGTCTCCGGAATCAAGAAGCGTCAGACCTCCGACGTTTCTGCATATATTGATTGAACTTCCGTACTGGACAATCAAAGTCGTCGAAGACAGAGAGGAATCCCAATGAGCGACAAATCTCGAACTGTCGGCGACGAAAACAACACGTTGACCCGGTTCCATTGAAATCGAGAATGTGAACACTTCTCCCGTAGGCGTCTTCAGTTTCCATGAATTCATCGTGACTTTGTCGTTCGAAAAATTGAAAATTTCGACCCATTGGTCCTGATTGCTCCAGCCTGCCGTTTCGGGAATATTATAAAAGACCTCGTTTATATTTATCTTTGAGAATATGAGTGAAGGAAATAGCATCACTGCCGCGAGAATTATCCTTTTCATACCAGTCAATATAACAGCACTTGCATAAATTGTCAACCACCAATTTACTGAATTTTGTTCAAATATGTCTGTCTTCTGTAGGAATCTCAACTAACCTCTTGATTTTAATTCCGACATGTGTTTTTTTATATTCTGTGAAAGAAAAACATCAATTAATCATCATCGGCGGAGGCCCCGCCGGATATTGCGCCGCTCTTTACGCGGCGAGGGCTGACATCGGAACTCTCGTCCTCGAAGGCTCTCTGCCGGGCGGCAGGATAAGCCTGACAGACATCGTTGAAAATTATTCGGGTGTCGCCGGGGGAATCTCGGGTTTCGATCTTTCGCAGGTCATGCGCGAGCAAGCCTTGTCAGCCGGAGCTGAACTCGTCATGGCGAGCGCGGAAAAAATAGACACGAATGCCGAAAATCTGTTTTCACTTATAACTGACAGCGGAACTGATATAAAAGCACAATCGGTTATTATTGCCACAGGAACGACGGACCGGAAGCTTTCAGTTCCCGGCGAAACAGATTTCACGGGAAGAGGAGTTTCTTACTGTGCCACGTGTGACGGTCCTCTCTTCAGAGGGAAAAAAGTGTCGGTCGTCGGAGGAGGGGATTCAGCGGTAAAAGAGGCTCTGTTTCTCTCCAAGATATGCGCGGAAGTTATTATTATACACAGACGCGATCAGCTGAGAGCGGAGAAAGTAATACAGAAAAAAGCTTTCGATAAAGAAAACATATCGTTTGAGTGGGATTCAGTAGTAACCGGGATTAAAGGCGACAAAAAAGTCAATTCAGTTCAGGTAAAAAACGTAAAAACTTCTCGGGAAAAAGAAATTTCAACGGACGGAGTTTTCGTATTGGTCGGTTCAGTTCCTAACACATCTCTTTTCAAGGACATGAGAATTCTTGACGAGAGAGGCTACGTCCTGACGGACGATGAGATGAAGACAAAAATCTCCGGTCTTTTCGCGGCAGGCGACGTCAGAAAAAAAATTCTTCGCCAGGTTGCGACTGCCGTCGGAGACGGTGCGATAGCCGCCTTTTCTGTCCAGGAATTTCTTGAAAATCAAACATAAATAAAGACTGAAACTGGCACTCCGGCAATCTTTCCGTAACCGGTTCTTTTCATTATGTGCTTAAGTCAGGATTCAGCAGGATTTTTATTATATAACATCTTATTATCTGTGCATTTTCTGAGCAGACGATTTGAGAGTCCTGCTTATAATCTCTTCTATTTTTCCCAGGACGTTTATCATGTTGAACGGATTGTAAATATTTGTCGGAAGGTAATTGAAAGTGTATCCGATGTCTTTTGACAGGATCGAGGACATGTATATGTTTTGAGCCGCTTTGTAACCCAGGGCGTATCTTACCAGTCTTTCATCCTTGCCTATATATTCATTTCTGTAAAAATTGACAATCTCTATATCCGTGAAATAGCTTTCTAGAATCTCCTTCCCGAGCAGCATCAGCTCGTTGACCCCTTTTATGTTTTTTTCAGTGGGTTTTTCCAGATATTCCTGCGCTTTTTCAATGGATTCAATTATAAGTTTTTCCCTTTCGAGTTTCTTCTTTTCCATGGCTTTTCCGCCGAGTTCTTCGATTATTTCTCTCAGGTTATCGTCGAGCATTATCACATTGAAATCCACTATCTCGTCTATGTAAATGGCGACTTCGCCGAAATCTATTATGGGCTCCTTCTTTTCTTTTTCGTATTTGTCGACGTCAGGATTGGTTATTATTTCACGGACGAGGTCGAGGGCTTTTTCATATATGTAAAACTTGAATTCTGAAATTGATATCTTGTCCGTAGCGGCGAGAATTTCTTTGTCGGAACTGCCTAACACTTTCAGAATGTTGAATATTTCCTTGATGATCTCGATTTTTGCCTGTATTGGATAGATTGCCGAACCTCTTTCCGTGTCGGATTCTGCCGTGAACATCTCTTTTTTGTCGTCGTCTCTGTTCGTGAAAATCTCGTTCGACAATTTTTCCAGAGAGCTCATTTCCATGTTTGTCAATTTAGAGAGAGATTCTTTCTGGTATCTCATTTTTTTTATCGTGTATTCGATTTTGTCGTCTATCGAATAAAGCATTTTTTTTGATTTTGGAATGTAACGGTTGATTTCTTCGATAAGCCTGTTCGATCGTATTTCGCAATTAGACAAATCGTTTTCCACGAGGTCGGCTCTGTCTTCTTTTTTCGCTATGCTTTCGAGATATTTCAGGAAATTCTCCCTGTCGGATTTACCGTATCCCAGCTTGATGAGATATGCCTGAAATATGGTCCAGAAACCGGCTATTAGGGCGTAAGCGCTTTTAAGTTTGGATTCGTTCTGTTCGAGAATGCTGACATTTTCGTCAAAAAGAAGACCGAGCATGTAAGGTACTATGCTGTCCAGGTGAAGCTTGTCCGTGGTAATGTGATCGAAACTTATTTCGAGATCTTTCTGTATCCTTTCGAGCAAAGCCGTATTTTTCTCAATCTGGTCGTCGAAAAGAATCACGTTTATTTTTCCCGAAGAGACAGCGGCGTTAAGGCAGACATCTATCGTGTCCTTGACTATCCTTTTCATTCTCGGAGAATTGTTTTTAACTATGTTCGTCGTAAGCTTCTGAAGACTCAGAATGTACGCGACCCCCATGCCTCTTTCTATGGCAGGGTCAATGTTTATTATATCTTTCGGGTCAATTTTGGAAAGTTCGGACATTTTTTTCAACTTTCCTTTTTGAATCTCACTTTTGGGTTTTTCCATTAGCGCCTCTTTTTTTTATTATTCATTATAATGACTATAACGGCTTTTGAAAAGCCTTTGACAACATTTCTCGCTTTTGACGCAGATTTATTTTATCATATCAACGATGGCTGTAAACATTCTTGGTCCGGGCCCCGTAAAATTCTTCACCGAGGCTTATTATCTGACGGTAAGAACAACCGATTCGGCTTTTTTTTTCGACTTGCTTTATTCGGCAATGAACGACCCTTTTAAAACTGAAAAATCGGATTACGAAAAAGAGAAGATTTCCAAAGTAATCGATATAATCGGAAAGTCAGGATTCGAAAACGCACTCGACGTCGGATGCGGCACAGGCTCATTCACATCTTCTCTGCTGAGAGTCGCGAAAAAAGTCACAGGCATTGACATTTCGGTTAAAGCGGTACGGGAAGCAGGGAAAAAGTTCGAAAATGAAAAACGGCTCGAATTCAAAAGAGCCGACGTTTGTTCATTTTCAACTGACGCAAAATTCGACCTTTTTTTCTGCTCCGAAGTCTTGTATTACCTTTCCCCCGAAGAATTGAATAAAACGTGCTTAAAGATCAAAGAGCTCTCATTGAAAAACTCTTGCATTGTGTTCGTGGGAAGAGCAGACGATGATTACGTCAACATTCGGCTCCGTGATTTTTTCAAACCGGTAATAAAAGAGACGATTCAGGCTTCCTTCCCTCTCTACTTTCTTCCCCGGGTGAGAATTTCAAGACCATACGGAGTTTTTGTATACCACAATAAAATAACGGAGAATGAAAAATCATGATGGACAAAGATGTATTCAAATGCCCGAACTGCGGAGCCC from candidate division WOR-3 bacterium carries:
- a CDS encoding DNA repair protein RecO C-terminal domain-containing protein, with the translated sequence MVNERYSQTEAILLRVLKSGERSNSLCFLTEKEGLIWTQMKPQSGHISSAGFANIPSRFRINIYRTTRNRLYVRETVETNPYRRVHEDFAKLKACWHVLSPLIKLVQPGPSDEFLFRLADRAFNAICGSDSEISALLFIPPYYVTLIKHFGYGFPLEICKKCGSRNVSRISPSSGGLICPSCSSKITDSKTIDPFLLKKTMTAANRKSLADKSEKKTIVALIKNLELYLFKQFSQNSPDIDL
- a CDS encoding phosphoribosylaminoimidazolesuccinocarboxamide synthase, encoding MSITVETNLVSVPLLTRGKVRDIYICEKDKLLIITTDRISAYDAVMKEGIPGKGVILNSLSLFWKNRFSEYIPNDVLESDVEKMDFLTPEEKDICRDRCSLVRKLDVFKFEFIVRGYLCGSAWQMYSEKGKIIDVVPPVGLKLASKIPLPIFTPTTKENSGHDRPVSWDELAESLGEYISLQIKDISVNLYKKALETATNKGIIIADTKFEFACDKTGDLFLVDEVLTPDSSRFWAAESVVPGTTPPSLDKQTLRDWLDKQGWDRNPPVPAIPETVIDKISFVYKDIHSRLLN
- a CDS encoding inositol monophosphatase — encoded protein: MRDLQSVMTEAGGYLMENINDVREVFQKRKFDYVTEKDIWTENFLRKKLSEILPGSGFLGEEKGSDSLPNNGVRWIVDPLDGTTNYIHAVPFFSLSVALEKDGEVTDGAVYCPWLNEFFSASSGQGAYLNGDKISVSSISCVEGGLFATGFPFRVHEKLERYLASFKSVFLKASGIRRCGSAALDLCFVACGRFDGFWEDNLSAWDIAAGMLLVREAGGEVTDFSGNPCPHESGSVICSNKNIFPEFFKTAAETYTNFREGR
- the glgP gene encoding alpha-glucan family phosphorylase; translation: MKPVRTFKVIPSLPEELADLRTIAFNLWWGWNEEAVKLFHRISPELWEQANHNPVALLSMVPQENWYALIKDESFIAHMNRVKEDLDEYLGGARWFEREHSDIQNAVIAYFSMEFGLNDCLPLYSGGLGVLSGDHLKSSSELGIPLVAVGLLYGQGYLTQYLSNDGWQHEKYAENDFSNMPVRVLNVNDGSTLKISVKMAEKEVWAEIWETSVGRIKLYLLNTNIPENDSLGRYITERLYGGDNDLRIKQEILLGIGGLKALRKIGLNPTVVHMNEGHSAFIILERIRQLMKENGLTYTQAKLLSASSCVFTTHTPVPAGNEVFHPDMIEHYIGYIREEIGVTKEELYSLGKQNPKNASEHFGMTVFAINNSHYCNAVSKLHASVSRSMWSGIWQGLDADEVPITHITNGINPNSWTSGEMQQLFLRYIGPKMLEEPENLKIWERVLDIPDNELWRTHERRRERLVAFIRRRLKKQLAEQGASAKEIEEADEVLHPDTLTIGFSRRFATYKRASLILSNLERITKILTNKDKPVQLIFAGKAHPRDDAGKDIIKHIFQVSRMPHLRNHIVFIQNYDMNVARYMVQGCDIWLNTPRRPLEASGTSGMKVCFNGGLNLSVLDGWWNEAFNGKNGWSIGMGEVYQDYKAEDEVESSSLYDTLENDVVPKFYNIARDGLPREWIKMIKESMRTLCPVFNTNRMICEYTEKFYIPSHNSWRTLTENDFKGVKDFSSRFDLISREWNNVKIIDVSADTAAPVQMGTQIEVVSTVYMDGLNPDDVSVEICHGKLSYNGEIENPSCIAMSSVQNTGKGQYVFRGRIPCLESGKNGFSVRILPRNNYLTRKLVPGFVKWFENGGQ
- a CDS encoding lamin tail domain-containing protein, which codes for MKRIILAAVMLFPSLIFSKININEVFYNIPETAGWSNQDQWVEIFNFSNDKVTMNSWKLKTPTGEVFTFSISMEPGQRVVFVADSSRFVAHWDSSLSSTTLIVQYGSSINICRNVGGLTLLDSGDSEISKVLWGGTGTSQGVSPGYSLGLYPETNFAPQPENYTVCYPTPGNNNREIPASVINPSTWGRIKAMFSTERK
- the trxB gene encoding thioredoxin-disulfide reductase, translated to MKEKHQLIIIGGGPAGYCAALYAARADIGTLVLEGSLPGGRISLTDIVENYSGVAGGISGFDLSQVMREQALSAGAELVMASAEKIDTNAENLFSLITDSGTDIKAQSVIIATGTTDRKLSVPGETDFTGRGVSYCATCDGPLFRGKKVSVVGGGDSAVKEALFLSKICAEVIIIHRRDQLRAEKVIQKKAFDKENISFEWDSVVTGIKGDKKVNSVQVKNVKTSREKEISTDGVFVLVGSVPNTSLFKDMRILDERGYVLTDDEMKTKISGLFAAGDVRKKILRQVATAVGDGAIAAFSVQEFLENQT
- a CDS encoding class I SAM-dependent methyltransferase encodes the protein MAVNILGPGPVKFFTEAYYLTVRTTDSAFFFDLLYSAMNDPFKTEKSDYEKEKISKVIDIIGKSGFENALDVGCGTGSFTSSLLRVAKKVTGIDISVKAVREAGKKFENEKRLEFKRADVCSFSTDAKFDLFFCSEVLYYLSPEELNKTCLKIKELSLKNSCIVFVGRADDDYVNIRLRDFFKPVIKETIQASFPLYFLPRVRISRPYGVFVYHNKITENEKS